The following are encoded together in the Thermococcus sibiricus MM 739 genome:
- a CDS encoding ABC transporter ATP-binding protein, whose amino-acid sequence MTEPVLKVKNLKKYFSIKKSFIDTLKGTPQKIVHAVDGINFEIYPQQVFALVGESGCGKSTTGKLIVKLLEPTDGKIYLRGQDVTDIKTKEEVLEYRRKVQMIFQDPFSSLNPRFRIFDVLEEPLLIHGIGETKAEREELIYKALEMVKIIPPEDYIGRNPHMLSGGQRQRVAIARALILNPTFIVADEPVSMLDVSIRAEILELMKDLKEKMGVTYLYITHDLSTARYFADYIAVMYLGRIVEMGPAKVVIDNPIHPYTRALLAAVPEPIPERRNIIKEIPIKGEVPSAANIPPGCRFHPRCLYAEKGLCDTKYPQLVEYEHNHWAECHLIGKY is encoded by the coding sequence ATGACCGAACCAGTACTTAAAGTTAAAAACCTTAAGAAATACTTCTCCATCAAGAAAAGCTTCATTGATACTCTTAAAGGTACTCCTCAGAAGATAGTTCATGCCGTTGATGGAATAAACTTTGAGATATACCCCCAACAGGTCTTTGCCCTCGTTGGTGAGAGTGGCTGTGGTAAATCTACCACCGGAAAACTCATTGTAAAGCTCTTAGAGCCTACAGATGGCAAAATATACCTTAGAGGTCAAGACGTCACTGACATCAAAACCAAAGAAGAAGTTCTTGAATACAGAAGAAAGGTCCAAATGATATTCCAAGATCCCTTCAGTTCACTAAACCCACGATTTAGGATATTTGATGTCTTGGAAGAACCCCTCCTTATTCACGGGATAGGTGAAACCAAAGCAGAACGTGAAGAACTAATCTACAAAGCACTTGAAATGGTTAAGATTATACCCCCCGAGGATTACATAGGTAGAAACCCTCACATGCTCTCAGGGGGGCAAAGACAAAGAGTAGCAATAGCTAGAGCTCTCATCCTAAATCCAACATTTATAGTAGCTGATGAACCAGTATCAATGCTTGATGTTTCAATTAGAGCAGAAATTCTTGAATTAATGAAGGATCTCAAAGAAAAAATGGGTGTTACATACCTTTACATCACCCATGATCTTTCAACAGCCAGATACTTTGCAGATTACATTGCAGTTATGTATCTAGGAAGAATTGTCGAAATGGGACCTGCAAAAGTTGTCATTGACAACCCAATACACCCCTATACAAGAGCCTTACTTGCAGCAGTGCCAGAACCAATTCCAGAGAGAAGAAATATAATCAAGGAGATCCCAATTAAGGGTGAAGTTCCAAGTGCTGCTAATATACCTCCCGGATGCAGATTCCATCCAAGATGTCTTTACGCGGAAAAAGGACTGTGTGATACTAAGTATCCACAATTAGTAGAATACGAGCATAACCACTGGGCTGAGTGTCACTTAATTGGAAAGTATTGA
- a CDS encoding ABC transporter permease: protein MRWVDIKKSLSEFWYDFRRQKSGLLGLLLLFLFIFTAVTAPVLTSPDIPQKWQGFWLDNPKNVPPTWINTLSSQSMAPHLTITGEELQKLITKTDSGYLIKVSYNNEYDIPPQDVVIKDLTGDASGGKLSISVMVERPDGRKITLLENYKFSGSIVLQLGSQPQVRDNLIKWAKEEGIYVDPLQEFQYKTLMDATKVIFGELNEDIFERPKPLTGTYTFTIIINVPEGSSASFENAKVIFTGRTYGKLGTDFKGRDILSGIIWGSRVSLVIGISVAVFSVIIGIFYGVTSAYLGGWSDEMMMRFQEFMASIPSLPILILMGAYFGGHIKLWQIVVLLVIFGWVGIARVARSMALQIKEQVYVEAARVLGAGTGRIIFRHMVPQLLPYAFAQMALSVPSAVLSEASLSYLGLGDPTAVTWGQILHDAQVAGAAVNGYWWWVIPPGLAIALVGLTFVLIGTALDRVLNPRLRRL, encoded by the coding sequence ATGCGATGGGTTGACATTAAAAAATCTCTTTCAGAGTTCTGGTATGATTTCAGAAGACAAAAATCTGGCCTGTTAGGTTTATTATTGCTCTTCCTGTTTATATTCACTGCAGTTACAGCCCCAGTATTAACCTCCCCGGACATTCCTCAGAAGTGGCAAGGGTTTTGGCTAGATAATCCTAAAAATGTGCCTCCCACATGGATTAATACACTCTCAAGCCAGTCAATGGCCCCTCACCTAACAATAACGGGTGAAGAACTCCAAAAATTAATCACTAAGACGGATTCGGGATATCTCATTAAAGTCTCTTACAACAACGAGTATGATATTCCCCCACAGGATGTGGTGATAAAAGATCTTACCGGAGATGCCTCTGGGGGCAAACTTTCCATTAGTGTCATGGTGGAGAGACCTGATGGCCGTAAGATAACACTACTAGAAAATTACAAGTTCTCCGGTAGTATTGTCCTCCAACTGGGATCTCAGCCTCAAGTTAGGGACAACTTGATCAAATGGGCTAAGGAAGAAGGTATTTATGTTGATCCACTTCAAGAATTCCAGTATAAAACCCTCATGGATGCAACTAAGGTCATCTTTGGAGAGCTTAATGAGGACATCTTTGAGAGACCTAAGCCTCTTACCGGCACATACACATTCACAATCATCATAAACGTCCCAGAAGGAAGTAGCGCATCCTTTGAGAACGCCAAAGTTATTTTTACAGGAAGAACATACGGTAAACTTGGAACCGATTTCAAGGGCAGAGATATACTCTCAGGCATTATCTGGGGTTCAAGAGTCTCTCTCGTGATTGGTATATCGGTGGCCGTGTTCAGTGTCATAATAGGAATATTCTATGGTGTCACAAGTGCATACCTCGGAGGATGGAGTGACGAAATGATGATGAGATTTCAGGAGTTCATGGCCTCAATTCCAAGCCTCCCCATACTTATACTCATGGGTGCGTACTTCGGAGGACATATAAAACTTTGGCAGATAGTAGTACTGCTTGTAATCTTTGGATGGGTAGGAATAGCAAGAGTTGCCAGGAGTATGGCACTCCAGATTAAGGAGCAGGTCTACGTAGAAGCTGCAAGAGTATTAGGCGCAGGCACAGGCAGAATTATTTTCAGACATATGGTACCACAACTCCTCCCGTATGCATTTGCCCAGATGGCACTCAGTGTCCCAAGTGCAGTACTTTCAGAAGCCTCTCTTAGTTACCTTGGTCTCGGTGACCCAACTGCAGTTACATGGGGACAAATACTCCACGATGCCCAAGTTGCAGGTGCTGCAGTAAACGGATACTGGTGGTGGGTCATTCCTCCAGGACTCGCAATAGCTCTTGTCGGATTGACTTTCGTGCTTATAGGTACTGCTCTTGACAGGGTGCTCAACCCAAGATTAAGGAGGCTATGA
- a CDS encoding ABC transporter ATP-binding protein — protein MTKNVLEVRNLKMYYFTNRGMVRAVDDISFDLKKGEVLGLAGESGCGKSSLGFTLIGMPTPPGKIVDGSIKIDGREIVGLPENVLRKEIRWQKISMIFQGAMNALNPVYTVGYQMIEPLMYQKGMNKEEAINKAQKYLELVGLDPEIVYRYPHELSGGMKQRVVIATALLLEPEVVIADEPTTALDVVVQAQIVNMMKKLKKELGLSMIFITHDLSILAEISDKIAIMYAGKIVEIGDSEKVYYEPAHPYTQKLLAAIPRLHEDLKKLEFIPGQPPNLINPPNGCRFHPRCPYIMQVCKEQEPELKEVDKDHYVACWLL, from the coding sequence ATGACGAAAAATGTCCTTGAAGTTCGCAACCTCAAGATGTACTACTTCACTAACAGAGGTATGGTAAGAGCAGTCGATGATATAAGTTTTGACCTCAAGAAGGGGGAAGTTTTAGGACTCGCTGGTGAGAGCGGCTGTGGTAAATCTTCCCTTGGGTTTACCCTTATAGGCATGCCAACTCCCCCTGGAAAAATCGTTGATGGAAGCATAAAAATCGATGGAAGAGAAATAGTAGGCCTTCCAGAGAACGTGCTGAGAAAAGAGATTCGTTGGCAAAAGATATCCATGATATTCCAAGGCGCCATGAATGCCCTAAATCCGGTCTACACAGTCGGTTATCAAATGATAGAGCCCCTTATGTACCAAAAAGGTATGAACAAAGAAGAAGCAATTAACAAGGCCCAGAAATACCTTGAACTCGTTGGGCTTGATCCAGAAATTGTATACCGCTATCCTCACGAACTTTCAGGGGGTATGAAGCAACGTGTTGTCATAGCCACAGCACTCCTCCTTGAACCCGAAGTAGTCATAGCAGACGAACCGACCACAGCTCTTGACGTTGTTGTTCAAGCCCAGATCGTCAATATGATGAAAAAGTTGAAAAAGGAGTTGGGCCTTTCGATGATATTCATCACCCATGATCTAAGCATTCTCGCAGAGATAAGCGACAAGATTGCAATAATGTATGCAGGTAAAATTGTCGAGATTGGCGACAGCGAAAAAGTATACTATGAACCAGCACACCCGTACACCCAAAAGCTTCTCGCAGCTATACCCAGACTCCACGAAGATTTGAAGAAACTCGAATTCATTCCAGGACAACCCCCCAATCTCATTAACCCACCTAATGGCTGTCGTTTCCACCCTAGATGCCCCTATATTATGCAGGTCTGCAAAGAGCAAGAACCTGAATTGAAAGAGGTTGATAAAGATCATTACGTTGCATGCTGGTTACTGTGA